From Salvia splendens isolate huo1 chromosome 16, SspV2, whole genome shotgun sequence, a single genomic window includes:
- the LOC121771089 gene encoding uncharacterized protein LOC121771089: MIIPPQNAFFYKGRWNPRTNELVLDTAIRMRSDHPWPEDNIPETVAFEAGATIEREIRVQLTPIEVNQRQMIMHAPYLTFKDVVTTTGTCWVPDMQLVVVDYTVWQEIIKTHPFAAANYHRDEPEYEKLCILFDPSVGNLEGK, translated from the exons ATGATAATCCCCCCACAAAATGCTTTTTTTTACAAAGGTAGGTGGAACCCAAGGACGAATGAGCTGGTTCTTGATACAGCCATCCGAATGAGAAGTGATCATCCATGGCCGGAAGATAACATCCCGGAGACCGTCGCCTTTGAGGCGGGCGCCACCATCGAGCGAGAAATCAGAGTCCAACTCACTCCGATAGAAGTTAATCAACGACAGATGATTATGCATGCACCCTATCTCACCTTCAAAGATGTTGTGACGACCACTGGCACTTGTTGGGTGCCCGACATGCAACTCGTCGTTGTAGACTATACAGTTTGGCAAGAGATCATTAAG ACGCATCCTTTTGCGGCTGCCAACTATCATCGAGATGAGCCGGAGTATGAGAAGTTATGTATTCTCTTTGACCCAAGTGTGGGGAATCTTGAAGGTAAGTAG